CGAGTCGCTGTTGCATAACGGCGGAGCGGATATCGGTATCGCCAGTGAACGCTTAAGCAACGACAGTTCGCTGGCGGCTTTCCCGTGGTTCCGCTGGCATCACAGCTTACTGGTTCCGCAGGATCACCCGTTGGTGCAGTGCTCACCGCTGACGCTGGAAGATATCAGCCGCTGGCCGTTGATTACCTACCGGCAGGGGATCACCGGGCGTTCACGTATCGATGAAGCGTTTGGCCGCAAGGGGTTAATCCCTGATGTGGTGCTCAGCGCGCAGGACTCGGACGTGATTAAAACCTATGTTGAACTGGGGCTGGGTGTCGGGCTGGTGGCAGAACAATCGAGCGGCGAGAACGAAGAGGGCAAGCTGGTGCGGCTGGATACGCAGCATCTGTTTGACGCCAACACCGTGTGGCTGGGGCTGAAACGCGGTCAGCTACAGCGCAATTACGTGTGGCGGTTTATCGAACTGTGTAATGCCGGGTTATCCGTAGACGATATTAAACGTCAGGTAATGGAGCCGGATGAAGCGGTGATTGATTACCAGATTTAACATTTTACTTTTTTGGGCAGTCTTATCGGGCTGCCCAGCCTCCAAAGAGAC
Above is a genomic segment from Kosakonia radicincitans DSM 16656 containing:
- the cbl gene encoding HTH-type transcriptional regulator Cbl — translated: MNFQQLKIIREAARRDYNLTEVANMLYTSQSGVSRHIRELEEELGIEIFIRRGKRLLGMTEPGKALLVIAERILNEASNVRRLADLFTNDTSGVLTIATTHTQARYSLPSVIKAFRALFPEVRLELIQGTPQEIESLLHNGGADIGIASERLSNDSSLAAFPWFRWHHSLLVPQDHPLVQCSPLTLEDISRWPLITYRQGITGRSRIDEAFGRKGLIPDVVLSAQDSDVIKTYVELGLGVGLVAEQSSGENEEGKLVRLDTQHLFDANTVWLGLKRGQLQRNYVWRFIELCNAGLSVDDIKRQVMEPDEAVIDYQI